A window from Chiroxiphia lanceolata isolate bChiLan1 chromosome 3, bChiLan1.pri, whole genome shotgun sequence encodes these proteins:
- the FBXO48 gene encoding LOW QUALITY PROTEIN: F-box only protein 48 (The sequence of the model RefSeq protein was modified relative to this genomic sequence to represent the inferred CDS: inserted 2 bases in 1 codon; substituted 1 base at 1 genomic stop codon), whose product MDAESAGGRDSAAGAGPGGGGGGQGVFVSALPPXVSSRIFGGLDVESLCHASSACKGWHCVIEANGHHCLAVRXCRREIDCDRGKDYSWKITLLRKYRKSKVKQEWLRGKYSNIPSQHNLPEKIMYPMDIDTWGEILEAELER is encoded by the exons aTGGACGCGGAGAGCGCCGGCGGCCGAGACAGcgctgcaggagcaggaccaggaggaggaggaggtggacaGGGGGTCTTCGTGTCCGCCCTCCCTCCCTAGGTGAGCTCCCGGATTTTCGGCGGCCTGGACGTGGAGAGCCTGTGCCACGCGTCTTCGGCGTGCAAGGGCTGGCACTGCGTCATCGAGGCCAACGGGCACCACTGCCTGGCCGTGCG CTGCCGGCGCGAGATCGACTGCGACCGCGGGAAGGACTATTCCTGGAAG atcACATTATTGAGAAAGTACCGGAAAAGCAAGGTGAAGCAAGAATGGCTGAGAGGGAAATATAGCAACATTCCTTCACAACATAACTTACCAGAGAAAATCATGTATCCCATGGACATTGACACATGGGGAGAAATCTTGGAAGCAGAACTTGAAAGATAA